From the genome of Oxyura jamaicensis isolate SHBP4307 breed ruddy duck chromosome 2, BPBGC_Ojam_1.0, whole genome shotgun sequence:
CATTAGTctaatgtttactttttttttttaactctgtgcattttctttttaaatggataTGTtcactttctaaaataaaaatgtgaaacaatGGTAAAGCGCTgatattttgttgctttatcAGCAGATAAATCAGCACATACCACTCCTTTGTTTCTTGAGGGCTAATGGGGATTCTGGGTTGCATAGTTTTTGTACAGAATGTGTTCACAGTGCTGTTTTTGGCTGCCTGTAGGGATGCAGTGTTAGTGCTTATCAGAACAGCATTTATTTGACAGTTGCATATGTGGTATCAAAAGGACACAAGgagctttctgaaataatttagttcCTGTTCCTGTCTGGTGGTGGGTGTTATGCCAGTTCAAGGAGGAAGCTGGAGGCAGGTTGAGCCTTTGCAAACTGTAGAAAAGGGAAGCTTTAATCAATTGTTGCATATAGGTGTGTAGGTATAAAATGCgtttttttcagatacaaaaTTAACCAATCAAATGTTTTGttgatccaaaaaaaaaaaaaaaatcagtaacacCTCGTTTCTCCCAAAAGGGGATTGtaagttttgtctttttctttgtaaagccATTAGTTTTTATTATACCATGAGCATGCAGATAGCAATCTGCACTGCAAATAGTAGGTACCACCATGTTCCTTGCATGTTAACGCAGATATATGCACTTCACTGCTCTGTAATACTTCTGTAGCTGCATTTAAGCACTTTATTTGAGAATATCTTCACACCTATCTTATTTCACTTTAGGTTGCTACCAAGctttaacaattaaaaacatcaccttttttctccaaataatgGTTCTGCAAATGTGTATGACTACAAACAATGTATCCCATCTTCGTTCACATTGAAGATCATTATGCCTTGAAGGCAGTAGGTAGTTAAATTAGTTTCAGTGTGTTGTTTCCAAAATTCTCCAATGTGACTGTTGAACCGCTCCTAACTTTTTCATTCTATTGCTTGCGTGACTTCAGAACATTCAAGATCTGTTTCAAATGATACAGGTAAGAATAACTCATTAGAAGAAACAATCAGAAGTTGTCACTTGAAAGTGTTGGAATGTTCCTAATCAAATATTAAACTCAATAAGAAGAATGCATCTGGGCTAGCTAGCAGTTTCATTGTTATAAATAACCTTTATCTAGATGTGTGACTCTAACACCTTCATCAATTTGCAGTATGGAATTTGTCTTGAAATCCAAGAAATGTAACCTTCGTCTCAGTGCATGCTTCCACCTGCAGTTTAATACTTGgggaaaaattagaaaagggGAATGGGTTAAGAATACTGGCTGTGAAGTAAAACAAGCCATATGCAGCAGTGGCATAAAATTATGGGGAGGGGGGTATTTTTCTTATATCAGACACATCAATAACTATGTAGCAATCTCAAGGTAAGGATTTTGCAAAGCTTTCCTAAgccagcatattttttttcctgtggtacATAGCTGAGGTTCACAGTCTGTATGTTGAATTGAGATGTTCTGTTTTTACACAGAGATAATAGTTTGCCAAGGAAATGACTCCCTCTGGCACATCTGCTAGTTTTGGTTGCTGCCATGAGAGGTTTTATCTCCTGGAAACCTAAACTGCATCAGTTATGGTATGTAAAAGTTAAAATACTTGATCTGAAAACCTTGCGTTCATAAACTTACTGTATCCCTCCCAAACCTACCTGCATCCCTTGCCTGATCCACAAAAAGCTGCTGTTCCATCCTGCTTTTCCCAAGGATATTTTCTCCTCAGCCAATCCCAAAGATGTCCCCAGAAACATTTTGTACCAGCTGTCCCTAGAAAATGCTACTTGCTTTTTGTAGCACAAATGGAATTATTCAGGGACAGTACGATACTGGCTGTCATAGTAGATTTCTCAGAAGTTGACATATTTGCTGATGTGAGCTGTGCTCAGAAAAACAATGAGCTAATAAGCAGAATACAGAGTTAAGcgttgtgtgtgttttaactAAACTAATGTATGTCAGGCTTGGAGaagtattttcatataattgtttttctgcaagTTGATGATCTGAGCAATTAAAAAAGCAGGCAAGAAAGATTGCACTGACCTTTTCTAATCTGAAAAGGTTAATGTGAACTGTTATAAAGTCAGCAACTGTGGCTGTGTGCTGTTTGtagtttaatttgtttttggggggagggCTTGAAAATCAGGTTTGGAATGAGTGTTGTTTCAAAAGGCAGATTTCAATGAAGagactaaaaggaaaaaataaaaatcccaacaAACTAATGAAATTGGTACTGCTATTTGGTTGTCATTTTGTAATCCATAACAGGCTTGGGAATGTTTTGATTGAGGTATTGCAATCAGCACTGCAAACTACATcctgcatttttctcctgttaagGAGATGAGGTGTTGTCTTTAGTTAATGGTTGCTTAAAGCTCTGAACTatagaaaaagaacagtttcaACCATAATGCAGGTTGGATGATAGGTAGCTCTTGGATTTGGggtaaaaaaaattgctctccCTATTTGAGAAATATTGCTGGAAGTAACAAATCTCCCTATGCCTACTCAGTGAACAGGATGCTAGCGTAGTTTGGCAAGCAGACAGATCATTCTGCCGTTAATTCTTTATTCACTTTGAGAAACCATCAGTCTTTAGTAGTTGTATTACTGGTGTATTCTGTAGATAAAAGTGGTATTTTGCGTGTCTCGTTTGACAGTACCTGTCTCATACTTTAACTcaagcttgtttgttttttcaagatCCCTTAACCTGATTCATCTCTTATATTCTACTGCTGGATTGTTTAATATTGATACTCAAGCCATAAATGAGGATTTAACTGACATTTTAGtaatttctttattctctgATAAGTTGAAGGAAAATACATGTTTGCTATCATATTTGTATGATATTAAACACCCTCCTCTCTCAGCTGAGATTTTATTatctattaaataaaatagaaaacgTGTACAAATAACTACTTTTTCAACATCTCTCAAAAACTTTATACAGGTCAGGCAAGTTAGCAAGCTGCAAGATGTTGCCATCATCTGTGAAGTGTTTAGGAGGTAAAAGGTAAGTCCTAAAAGCTTTGTAAACAACGTGTTCCACAATCCATTTCCATGGTGGTGAAGCCGAGTCAGAATCCTCattctgaaatacagtaaaaacaaGCTGAAACTTTTACTGAAGGAGAGCATTTCAACTTTATCAGACTACAGAGAATAAAATTCCACTAGTGTTAAACTGTACAGAATGAAATCTAAAGTTCTGAAAAGTCTATTTGAGTCATGCCACTTACAGAATTAGCTAGCTTAACTGAATGATTAAGCAGGTACTTAAAATACAGTCTACTTATGTTTATATGAATCCCTCTATAGAAATCTATTGCAGCTGAACAAGTTAAAAAGACATCCTAAACTCTGAGGCCAAGGCCTGTTGCAATATTAAGTACAGTTCACAGCCTGCCTGCTGTTAAAAGGTTCTGTCAGGAGACATACTTCAGAAAACCTCAAGCCCCACTCTTTCATTCAGAGCCTTGCTGCACTGCTACTTGATTTACTTTGTTGAAAGGAGAGCTGGTATTACAAGTCTATAGTTAAGGGAATTCATGTCTTAACTCTACTCCTTTAAGTAGTTACATATTACAGTACCTGGGAGTAGGTCATGGTGGCTTCATCTATTAAATATTGCTTTCTAATGGAGTAAAACAGAGAGAGTTCTTTACTCAGGCTTTCAAAGCACTCTTTTTCTTCATCCCAGTTTAcctgtttcaagaaaaaaattacttgataGAGACTGAATAAGCAGCCAGAGACTTAACAAAAAATCCTAAGATGGAAAAGTCATAATATTTTGACAATTTTTGTGCTGGTAAGGTGGAGGCACTGAACAAAAAAGGGTAGAACTGGAAGCATCCAAATCAAAACATTCAATTAGCAGATACAAATACAGAGGTGAAGTACAACTAATCAGTAACCATAGCAAAAGTGTCTGGAGTATTTAACAGTGTAGTTAATCAACTACAGCCTCTCCTTTGCGGCTTCTGATAAggaatttgatttatttcagtatttcctaaGTGGAAAAAGTCATTTGTGAATGAATTGTTGAAGAACACATACCTCTGTGGCCAGACGAAGGATAAACATCGGTAGTCCTTCTAACAGTGGAATGTAGTTATCTATCAGAAGTGGCAAGCCAATCAGATTTCCTTCCTGCAAGGCAATACTGCTGCTTCAGTAAGAAAGAATTGTTCTTTCTTGCAGTAAATGAACCAAAACTGTTACCTGTTGTAGGACTGATTTTTACCAAACTTGCTGAGCCTTAAGGGCAGCGGAAGTTAAAAGGTTTTAAAGCCTGGTTGCAGGAAGAAGGTCAGTGGCGGTATTTAACTTACACTGCTTGAATTTAGACCTTTTACTGCAGGGAGACTTCAACTCAGCTTTCTCCTCAACCTCTAACCCCTGAGTACACCAGTACCATTTCTGAGAACTCAGGTGAGGTGCCCAAGTTATGGCACCTGCTGAAGCTGTTCAGTTTTGTATGCAATCAGAGTGCACAAAACAAGAACCATGAAAAGCAGATGTGATACTGTAGATCTGAGTTGGTTAAGCAACACACCTTGCTGACAGGAGACATGCAGACTAGTTAGTGAAGAGATGACTTATTTGATAACTAATTAATTAAGCTTTGCATAATCCCCTTCTAAAAGCAGCGTAAGTCCTGagcctttttttaaatgaaagaggTAAACCACCTAAACCTTACTGGAGTTGGCTCTTAGTAAAGTACAACAAGCAAACTGTTGTGATTATCAGTTACCAAAATGTAGCACCATTTAGAACTAAGAGCAATAGTAGCAGTCACCTACCTCATCAATTTCAAGAGAGAAATAGTCTTTCAACATTTCAGCCTTCTTTTTCAGAAACTCAACTATGTACTCAGCAAGACCTTCTTTAGGGCCATCTTCTTCTGTCCAGCCACTCTCAGGGTCCTCTAAAGCAAGCATTGCAAGCTCATATAAAGGAGCTGCCTCCTAAAAATGGAGGAAGCAGAAATGTTGTTAGTGATCCCACCATGAAAGGCTGTagctttttccttcacaaacaCTCTAACTTTACAGTTAGATCAAGCAGTCTAAGGGTAAGTTGATTTCTGATACAACTCTCTGCAGCCCACAAATCTTGCTAAGTGTTGATATTTACAGGATAAGCACTAGCATTCTACACTTTCTAATAAAGGTAGATGGTGTATTACAATTTTGTCCAAATGTAACAAGCAGTATCAAAGCTGGGTGAATAGTCAGAAGCAACACTAGCAACAAACCCCCACAATTACAACATACAGCTGTAGCTACAAAATGACTCAAGGTGTTTGCTATTTTGTATTACTGTGAAGGCAATGGAGCATCACTCTTAAAGGGTGCAAAATCGAACCTATAAACATATACATTATCTGAAATGGCAGCCTCACTGTAGATAagcattttttatataaaataatgcaaaattatACTTACAGAGAGCCTTAAGACTCCAAAGTTTGCAAAGTCATAAATAAGTATCTGGTAGAAGAGTTCTTGGCTAaattgaagtgaaaaaaaaaaaattagttacACAGACATGATCATGCATCTCCTAGGTACCATaagtaaaaggggaaaaataaaggtcaTCTTGGAAACAATAAATGACCATATCCTTTCATATTAATAAAGATCTTACTTTTAACTCAACAGTTTAAGATTCATACACCCTCTCTAGATGTTTACAATTAAGTGTTTCTTAGTTTCTGACATCACCaacactgctgcagagctgttaCATAAGCATGCAACTGCTATCAGTTTATGCCCAGATCCCTTATATTTCATCATCTTTAATCCTTTGCTGTGCTGCAAGTAATACACAGGAACTTGGAAATTGATACAAGTCCATCTTAAATTTTGTAACAAATAAGAGAATATATTTGTGTCTGGCCCAGTAAGATCTCAGGTGCAAAGCTTTATGTTATGATCACATCCTGCAGCTTCTCTTAACCCAAGTGGATCGAGTCACTGACTTTTCTAAAGCCTCTGCTTGCTCACCTTTCCACAGGCAGTCCAGACTTGTTTCTACTGTTTTGAACAGGCTGTTTAATCATCAGCCTCATGACTTTCTGGATAGaccataagaaaaaatattttttttttatcatttccttcttccttctaaTTAGCTTGGTAACAGGTAATTATTTGAACTGCCAGCAAGTGTGACAGCTTCTTTACCTGAGTTTCGTTGTATTGAGAAGATACAGTTTTGTCTGATATTGCACCAGAGCCCACTGAGGGCTGACACAGCCAACAAATGAGTGATCACGTAGCATTTCCTGAAGACCtgaaacaaggggaaaaaggaaaaaaaaggttaatgTTCTGTGTGCAACTCTGCCATTGTTTAGTCAGTTGAGTGATTTGTGACTAAAGTCTGGCTACTGTTCAGTTACTACTGCACTACAGTTTCTAATATACACATACTACcaattctaatttattttaaaatgttaatcatTTCTTTGTATATGCATATAGTCATAATATATTAAAGCGTAAGTGAGAGAGTTTGTAAAATTCACACTTGCAGTTTAACGgttaagaaaaatctctccATTTGATTTgaattgtagtgggtttacgtggcaaggttttggtagcagggggccataggggtggcttctgtgagaaggatctagaagctgccccatgtttggtaagggccccactgctgaccagagctgagccagcaagtgatgttgttttgtgcctctgtgagagcatatttaagacaggggaaaaaaatgctgtgccacacagcagctgggagagtgagaggagtgaggaacagccttgcaggcaccaaggtcagtgaagaaggagggggagaggtgctccaggcaccagagcagaagtcccctgcagcctgtggtgaggaccatggtgaagcaggatgtccccctgcagcccatggagtaccatggtaGAGCTGGggtccacactgcagcccatggaggagaccacagtggagcaggtggacctgcactgatggagactgtggcctgtggaagacccctgccggagcagattccaggccggacctgtagTTTGTcgagaggagaccacgcaggagcaggtgacctggcaggagctgctacCCATGGGGGACCtaggttggagcagtttgctcccgagggatggaccctgtggtacggatccatatctggagcagttcttgaagagctgctgcctgtgggaagcccacacgGGATCAGTTCAGCAGGGACTGTATCCCGtaggagggaccccacagcacaggggatgagagtaactgagaaggagcggcagagaagaagcgctatagactgaccataacccctgttcccctgcgccactcagggggaggaggtggaagacgGTGGATGGATGAGGGGGGtaaggtgcttttggtttctttcctttgtttctcacttctccagctcgttagtaataggcaataaatcttattaTCTCCCtatactgagtctgttttgcccgtcacaataattactgtgcgatctcctcatccttatctcaacccttgagcccctttcataCTATTTTCTGcccgctcctctttgaggagggggagtgagagagcagttgtggtgaaGCTCAGCCACCCACCTGAGTAATACCACCACAGAATAACCTGACTTTCTGAAGTTGTTTCCACCCACAGGAGACTAGTAAAGGAGCATagacttattttaaataaaactgtataTGCAAAACAAGTTTGCAACAAAATCTCATAGTATCAGACTAGGTTTCTGGCAATGCAGTAGCTTAAGCCCATAGTCAGTGTCATCTTCCCTCCGTAAGTTTTCAGCctcttctattttatttgaaaaaatagaaGCGCAGAGTCCAAATTCCATGTTCATTTTATGCATTCTGCCAAAATGTCACTAGAGCCCTCTGAAACGGCTTCATTATAGTAGCTCGGCACTGCAATCACAGCATGTACAAAGCATTACACTAAGCAAATTCCATTGCAATATTATATTCTGCTGGAAAAGGTGACAAGAAGAGCGTTTCTTACACCGGTCTCTTGTAGGTGTTTCTTACATATGTGAAGGTGAGAACCTCAAGCAGCTGCACAAGTTGTGCTGTGTACTTTAGGGCATTTTTGGATATTTCATGGCACAGGAATAACTACATGATTTCAGTATTTGAACTGCAACAGCCTAATATGGAATTACCAGCTTAGAATTACGAGCCTACTGCTATAGCACAGGTAAAGTGTCAGTATATGCTTACTAGAAACCTCGATCTTtagaagttttttaaaaaaaaaaaaaaaaatttaaagagttatttatttcagaagtctgTTAGTCTAGCCATTTTAGCTGTGGAGCTTCTTCCCAGATTCACAGttcaacaatgacaaaaaaacaaGGTTCCTAACATTTAGATCAACTGAATAATACTGGAATATGACTCAATATGACTCTTAAAGCAACTgaaagagcaaagaagaaacaacCTTAGGAAGAACTGCAAGCATTTCAccttttctccaaagaaaaagaaagggtaTTTCACCAGTCTTTTCTGAGCTCCTCCCATAAGTGGGTCAGATCCAAATAAAAATGACCACCAAAAgcagtaaataagaaaatatgacCATAAAAGTTTTCCTTGTGAATATTTTGTAATCATGCAATTAAGCAAAATTTTTAATGACTATTAATGgatatttgtttgaaaattacaaaataccATAGCTTTtcaagctgtgatttttttggtaTTAGTTATGACGCACGTTAGAGTTTAGAAACTATTTAGAATGAAGCGTTTGCCTACCAACAAGGTATGCTAGTTTTTAATAAGTCTTCTCAGTATGTCTCATGCTTTTAGTAGCAGACTGTTCAGAGTTTGACCCTTGACATTTAACAATTTTGTTTGTCGAAAGCTCAGTTAGAAACATGCCCCAGTCAGTTCACTGTATTGCTTACTTTCTTCCCCTCAGTAGTCTAGGCAGTCATACTTAGTTGGTGAAATAAGCCTAAGAATCAAAGCCACCTGCTTACTTTCATGCACCCGGCTGCTAATTTCCTCCTGAAGAGTCAACACACTGGTCAAATTGATAATTCTTCTTTTAGGGGTGCAGGCAGCAGTCATCTCCTTTCTGGAAacatctttttccatttctatgtCAGTGACTTCCCGTGGTCTCTTTCTacaatacagaaacaaaaaggaattatGTTCTATCCTCCTGTCACTGACGCAAAATACAAATAGATGGTCTGCTGCATTCACACattctacattaaaaacaaggaaatgcaGGAAGTTTACCAAAGCTtccactgtttttattttacttcctaTGCATAATTTGTTAGGAAAAGATAATTAATAAGGAATTTAAGACTTTAATATTGGTCATATTGGATGTCTGTTAAGCAACAAGCCAAGGGGCTCTAAAGGACACATTAAACATGTTGACATTTCTAATGAtgcccccccacacacacttctCTGGCCTCTCATAacagctccctgcaggagcTATAGAAGATGACAGTGCTTCTATCTTCACTAGGATAATGCCTGCAAAATTCAGTGATGTAGCTTTTACTTTTCAGTCATACCACAAAATGGTGTCCTCAAAATTGAGGAAGACTGCTATGATCTTCCTCAAGTATAGTCAAGGTCATCGTTAGTTTTTTATAGGTTCCTGCCTTCCAGCATGCACAGAAATCCCATTCCAGTTAGAAAATTTATCACAAGTTATTTACAGTTCACAGATTAAGtcaaatttctcattaaaatacCATGCGAAGTTATTCTAggagtttttcttctgaaaaaaacaagttcaAAGTTATCAGAAAACCCTCCAAATTCAAGGCAAAGCCATGAAATAAACAGGTAGGACTGCGAGACCTCAGGAAAGACGAGACTTACCGAGGAAGTGCTTTCTCAGGAGACAAGTGTCTACTCTTACTCAGCTGTTCAGGCATCGCCACATCCTGCTGAATCTCAGCCGCTTCAAGGATATCAGATATTTCAAGATCACTGACATCTTCCATTTCAGcatcctgcagcctggcaggacCCTCCAGAGGTGCTGCATTAACCCCCACTGTCACGTCAGCAGGGCCTGTACTTAGGGGATTGTTCACTGGCTGAAGGAAAGCATCCAGTTTCTGCTCTCGGGAATCAGTGCGGACCATCTGGTGTGCACAGATTTTATCACTGCTTCCCTTTGTGGCTGTGGAAGGGTTTGCTGCTGATTTTACCACCTCACTGGAAGAACATTCAGCCCCTGGAAGCAATGTCTTCATTCAGATATGGGGAAGGAGACATCAACAATAAGTAAAAGCACAGAGACCAATCGCACTTCTCACAGCACCTTACTGCTCAAAGGTAACTTCCAAACCCCACAGACATCACGTCAGTTGCTTAAACAGCTTTGTAGTGGCTTTCTGCATAACGTGAGCATCACCATCTAGGcaattactgaaataattggTTTGTATTTGCGACAAGGGAAtgttaagtttaaaaaaaaaaaaaaaaaaacaaggaaaacttTTTGTAAGATTACTGTTAGCATACTATGCTATATATAAAGGAAATTAGGGAagttttttcctgctatttttcTGGTTATGTTAAAAGTGTCATCAAATAGACAGAATAAACAATTTCCTCACACATCTTTCTTATAAAAAAGGGCAGAATAAGAAGTTTAGTGCATGTGAATGGTAACATACTTGTAAAACTCAAGAAGCTTGAACAGATACTTGatagaaagttattttaaatatttccatgcaCTTCTCCAGTAAGTTCACTGCCTCATTGTTAACGTTGGTATATTAAAGCAGATCCATCCCCAGAACAAAGATCTCACGCTACCAGTGTAACAGTGATGACTATCCATCACTGCCTAGCTTCTACTTCTGAAGAAGTTAAATACACCCACTACTGTTAAAATAGTGCAGAGCTATGGCTACTTGAAACATGTATTCTCACCTGAGTGAAGTACATCCTTGAGGAATTAGAGCCCAGTAACTTGCTCTCTACGTGTTGTTGCACACGCTCTAGAATGCTGTCTTCATGAAGGAAGTGGACCTCGTGTTTTGTAGGGTGCACATTCACATCTATGTTCTTGGGAGCTATTTCCAGgctggaaaagattttaaaggaagataACCTAAAATTTTCCATGGATGGCAGAGGGCACACGTTGGTTCAGTATAAAGTTTGTCAGACTTGGGGCACATTACTACATGCAAAGAAGGCAATAATAGTCCCAAAACCTACTGAAGTTACAATACAGTCAGATTTGTTtggtatattaaaaaaaaattagtctgaAGAACCCTATTCTGAACTCAAAGTCAGCTTACACAGGTAAGCTTAAATCAACCTCTCCTCTGTACtactaaaaattgtttttagaaatagCTTTTACTCACAGTGTCTC
Proteins encoded in this window:
- the MLH1 gene encoding DNA mismatch repair protein Mlh1 isoform X2, which produces MVSGVRASYSDGKIKAPPKPCAGNQGTQITVEDLFYNVNTRRKALKNPSEEYAKILEVVGRYAIHNSGISFSVKKQGDTVSDVRTLTNASTVDNIRSIFGNAVSRELIEVGCQDANLAFKMRGYITNANYSVKKSIFLLFINHRLVESTALRKAIETVYAAYLPKSTHPFLYLSLEIAPKNIDVNVHPTKHEVHFLHEDSILERVQQHVESKLLGSNSSRMYFTQTLLPGAECSSSEVVKSAANPSTATKGSSDKICAHQMVRTDSREQKLDAFLQPVNNPLSTGPADVTVGVNAAPLEGPARLQDAEMEDVSDLEISDILEAAEIQQDVAMPEQLSKSRHLSPEKALPRKRPREVTDIEMEKDVSRKEMTAACTPKRRIINLTSVLTLQEEISSRVHESLQEMLRDHSFVGCVSPQWALVQYQTKLYLLNTTKLSQELFYQILIYDFANFGVLRLSEAAPLYELAMLALEDPESGWTEEDGPKEGLAEYIVEFLKKKAEMLKDYFSLEIDEEGNLIGLPLLIDNYIPLLEGLPMFILRLATEVNWDEEKECFESLSKELSLFYSIRKQYLIDEATMTYSQNEDSDSASPPWKWIVEHVVYKAFRTYLLPPKHFTDDGNILQLANLPDLYKVFERC
- the MLH1 gene encoding DNA mismatch repair protein Mlh1 isoform X1; amino-acid sequence: MAGVIRRLDETVVNRIAAGEVIQRPANAIKEMIENCLDAKSTSIQVVVKEGGLKLIQVQDNGCGIRKEDLNIVCERFTTSKLQKFEDLASISTYGFRGEALASISHVAHVTVTTKTADAKCAYRASYSDGKIKAPPKPCAGNQGTQITVEDLFYNVNTRRKALKNPSEEYAKILEVVGRYAIHNSGISFSVKKQGDTVSDVRTLTNASTVDNIRSIFGNAVSRELIEVGCQDANLAFKMRGYITNANYSVKKSIFLLFINHRLVESTALRKAIETVYAAYLPKSTHPFLYLSLEIAPKNIDVNVHPTKHEVHFLHEDSILERVQQHVESKLLGSNSSRMYFTQTLLPGAECSSSEVVKSAANPSTATKGSSDKICAHQMVRTDSREQKLDAFLQPVNNPLSTGPADVTVGVNAAPLEGPARLQDAEMEDVSDLEISDILEAAEIQQDVAMPEQLSKSRHLSPEKALPRKRPREVTDIEMEKDVSRKEMTAACTPKRRIINLTSVLTLQEEISSRVHESLQEMLRDHSFVGCVSPQWALVQYQTKLYLLNTTKLSQELFYQILIYDFANFGVLRLSEAAPLYELAMLALEDPESGWTEEDGPKEGLAEYIVEFLKKKAEMLKDYFSLEIDEEGNLIGLPLLIDNYIPLLEGLPMFILRLATEVNWDEEKECFESLSKELSLFYSIRKQYLIDEATMTYSQNEDSDSASPPWKWIVEHVVYKAFRTYLLPPKHFTDDGNILQLANLPDLYKVFERC